A DNA window from Labrus mixtus chromosome 4, fLabMix1.1, whole genome shotgun sequence contains the following coding sequences:
- the zgc:162634 gene encoding protein preY, mitochondrial: MYRNVLGRLVTETVRVHVKKTHLIERVRAAAVSVRTFSDVKDEVQQPFDASLLHFLVCPLSKKPLRYDADTNELINEDLGIAYSIIDGIPNMIPQEARLIQKDTSTTPTQG, from the exons ATGTATCGAAATGTTTTGGGTAGACTGGTGACAGAGACAGTCCGTGttcatgtaaagaaaacacatttaatagaGAGGGTAAGAGCTGCCGCCGTGTCTGTCAGGACGTTTTCTGATGTGAAGGACGAAGTGCAGCAGCCTTTCGACGCTTCCCTGCTTCACTTCCTAGTGTGTCCTCTGTCCAAGAAGCCACTTAG GTATGATGCTGACACCAATGAGCTGATCAACGAGGATCTTGGCATCGCCTATTCTATCATTGACGGTATCCCCAACATGATCCCGCAGGAAGCCAGACTGATACAGAAAGACACCTCAACTACACCTACGCAGGGATAG